The Toxorhynchites rutilus septentrionalis strain SRP chromosome 1, ASM2978413v1, whole genome shotgun sequence genome contains the following window.
TAATCAAAAGACGAACTACAAAGATTGAACACGCGACACATACTGGTTACGGGTTCATTGTAGccgtaatttgttcgagatGGTGGAAGGTACAAGTAGTTACGGGTACGCAAATTGCGACGACTAATGTTAAAATTAATTAAGTATAGCAATTCGGGGCAATCGatatttgataaaataatatcagaTACAAAAAGCGCTTTGGTAACATTCCTTCGAGAGCCCAATGAATCCAATCCTATGAGACTACAGCGATCCTCGTAGCTGGGCAGATTAAATGGGTCATTCCATGGCAGATTACGcaaggaaaatcgaaaaaaatttcgctgaatcGACTCAATACGTTGTACACTATTTTGGTAATATGGTGACCATACAACGCAAGCATATTCTAGAACGGATCGAACCAATGCACAATATAGGGCCTTGATGCAATGTACATCTGTGAATTGATTCGTGACACGAAAAATAAAGCCGAGGACTTTATTTGCTTTAGAAGTAATGTAAGCTATATGATCACAAAAGGTTAGTTTAGAGTCTAACATAACTCCAAGGTCTTTAATAATGTCCACAcgtttcaaaatttcaccgtGCAGTCTATATTCAAAGCATATCAATGTGCGCTTTCGAGAAAACGAAATAACCGAACATTTggatggatttaaaatcattctaTTCGTTGCGCACCATTCAGCAAAAATATTCAGCTGCTCTTGCAGAAACTCCGCATCTCCAGTGGAATTCACACGGAAAAACAACTTGAAGTCATCGGCGTAGGAGAGCTTCAGGCACTTCAGACGAAAATTAATGTCATTAAGGTATAGCAGAAAAATATATGGGCCGAGGTGGCTCCCTTGCGGAACACCAGACGTTACACGAAAAGGAGAAGATATAGTGTCTCCAATTTTCACCGACATAATACGATCAGCGAGATAAGACCGTAGCCAGAATAAGAAGGGACCTTTAAAACCAAGACGTTGAAGCTTAGCTACAGCGATGTTgtggttgattttgtcgaaTGCTGCGGAGAAATCGGTATATACCGCATCGATTTGCTGTCGCAGTTCAAGTGAACGAGCGATGTATGATGTGTACAGAAGAAGATTCGTGGAAGTCGACCGTTTAGACACGAAACCATGTTGTTCCTCGACGATGTAATTGTTGCAAGCATGGGTGATAAAATCCAATACGATGATTTCGAATAGCTTTAGATGGCACAAAGGCACGCGATTCCTCTATAATTAGTTACATCCTTCCTAGAGCCTTTTTTGAAGACAgggaaaacaaaagaatttttccaagcagttgggAAAGTCCCACTCAGGATGGAGCGGTGGAACAAAATACTCAACGGCAGCGAGAGGCTACTGGAACACATCTTCAGTACGATAGATGGAATGCTGTCGGGTCCAGCATTCGTAGATTTCTTCAATCTAGAGCAGGCATCTTGTACAACATTACGATTAATTGTAGGGTAGGCTCCGACCGATGACAGGCTGGGTACATTTTTAACGGTTGCAGAGACTTGATCACTATCAAGACTTTCACTGATAAAAACACCACTGAATTGCTTACGAAACAACTCGCAAATGCTTTCACTGGTGGAAGCTTCAGTATCGTTACGTGTCATCACGGTGGGTAAACCAAACTCTTTCCTTTGTTTATCGACGTATTTCCAGAACCCACTTGGGTGAGCACGCAGATTCGTTTGAATGCCATTTAAATAGTCGGCGTGTAAAACTTTGTTCAGGCGTTTGTAGGTTCTGTTCACAAAAGAATACTGACTTCTCCAAAAATCATTGCGACACTTAGCAAATTTTCGAAGGTATGATCTTTTCAGTGACTTCAAGCGTTTGAGATTAGCATTTGTCCACGGAGGGTTGAGCGACTTCTTAGCCTTCTTCTTGGGAACAAACTGTTCAATCGCGTAAAGTAAAACATTGGACATTGATGACGTGGCGTTGTCTATATCCTGGTTCTCCAAAATATCATTCCAGTTGATACCAAGAAAATAACGGTTCATTGACGAGTAATCAGCTTTTCGATAATTGTAATAAGTTGATTCAGCAGTGTTGGCGAAGATGAGCGGTGGTGAAATAGATATAGATATCAGAAGTGGGGGATGATGTCGACATAATTTCACCAGAGGAGCGGGTGCTTCAATGACTACCGTGTTGTGAGCGAGTtctgaactgatgaaacacaaatcaAGAATGCGGTTGTTGTTATTGAAGATATGATTCTTCTGACATAAACCGGCCGTGCTGACACTATCAAGAAGCCGTTCCGACAAACGATTCAGAGTAGAATGTGAATGAACTGGATACAAGTAATCCGAGGCGCTCTGTGTCCAATCGATATTTTATTCATCGCAATATAGCAAATGAGATCTGTTGGGTGGAATAAGAAACAAGTAGAAATATGGGTATCCTTGTTCCAGCCATGTTTATTTTGGTGATAACTTATCGAAAAACAAACTAAATATCAGAGCAGTGTACCTATATCCTTAGATACaggtcttagaatacatttaaaaaaaaaataacaattcaatactgaagtaaaatgtatgaacgatgtgctccgatgaacaattgcaaatataaatatatatagaaggtgtatttgcatatgaaataaaattaagatcatatgcgagcgtaacatgcgcaaatttataacacatgcgaattggggctcttctGGTATTAACTAGTTCGTCCGTAACTCGTTGATAATATTTTCTTTCGTTGAtcatattgttttcacatatccaCATTGGAGagtcttaacccttctcttcgttggcggagaaatttttgatgaatgtaatacttttccgtttactatttttgatagCAAAGgccaaggcggtataataaggtggaacgttatgtcagaactgctgttcagccattacttgagttcgaattgacagcgaccaagcgaacggctagagttttccgagaaagataataacaaatggcatgcaatgatgagtgcataccgctatgtgtttgctgcgcataaacgttggttttgtttacgctgttggcatcattgttgtgttttggtgactgctgcaagttgtTGCCTGCATTGCTGTTTACGGAacgtgagggttgttgctgttgctgctgggattggcacgtcagcgattgtgggagctttgctagtgggtatatgaaAGGGCCACTACCGGCGGGCTTGTGTCGTACTGCTCTAAGTTCCATTCGCTTTGGTGGCATTAATCGTTGACGACCCATTAGGATTGAGTGATAGCGATACGCTGTGGATATCCATGCATATCGTTTCCCGGCGACTGCTGCTTTTGCCGGAGACTCACCTGATCGAGcgggttgtgagacacaacagctagttcgattgaaaccggCCCAGCGTATATATATGTTGGTGTggaccgctatgtagcataaaaattagacctgctttgtttataaacaaaaatagtcgctgtcattttttatcccctctcgcatcttccatgccttatcctcatactgtcgaaaacgaaccaactgtcaattccagctccttggcaaaggcagccgtggcagtgttccgagctctgcaatacaatttcctTAACCAatgttatggcgggtttacattagggagatctatagctatagatggatttattcacatgaaaataggtgtaaacgggtgagaataaatatgatacacttattcgaggtatatataacttgaataaattcagcatatgtaaacgcttgtgaatttctcactggtgagaaatcactaaagttggatgcagttctacttcaggtgaataaattcaccgaaaatatgaatatgttcattatagaagttcacgctagtgtaaacggttgatgcgatttctataaatctcatcatatttctatatatttcttcacataaatatatcactagtctaaatcCACCCTTCAAGTTGCTAAaaccattaaacgtaaaaacaataattgtattgatatcaacacaattttattttattgattttcttgACCTGAAACGCCATGACtcagaaataacattttatcgagtggtttttatagctatttcgatgatgttgtctggcatcagtgtcgaaaaaataacgatgcaaACACCGATACaaccaaaaccattgcggaaaagcactagctcgagttttgcGACGTTTTCACTATACATTGcaacggcagatgaaaatttaatatcttgtgagtaatcgattagagtttggttgatattacttgatgagaagtgtgcgaaaaagaccattttcttcacactgttccgcaaaattattgattttcgggcgagggttGAGGGAGCCTTCACCTCAAGCGTAACTAACAGTACTTAATTGCCAATTATTCGAATAATTATAGTTTTGCAAGTATACACAAATATAATTTATCAGAAGAAATAAGATAGCTAGTGTGGACAACAGTACTGTATGTCAAGTGAGCAGAATTATGTACAGGCTGGTATAAGGGAGCTTCACGGTATAATAGGACCCATAATATTTTCtgaatcaaacatgtattctatttaacggagaaacatgttatttgcaactaATTTAAGAAtcctgaacgagaattgtgtctgaagaaaattttgtacagtaatcgttcgctaactggtccttgTTTAAttggtctgctttttaactgggcgaacgttaactggtctttggaccagttaaaaagcagattttcgcaaacaatcgacgccatattcaaatggaatatTTGCTGTAAGGGGCATTCGaatttaatttgaaatgttatgaaaattgacattattttcgcatgataaAAACGTTGATTAAatcacagaaaaataatttcctcaaattacatttcatacctgttgtcgcactcaatgcgaaacttccattggaatccttttgtttattcaatttCATGACCAacacgaatcaaacaattcattgaagttcccctcgattttatttgacgtttaacatgctggaccagttaaaacgcgaatgtcgataactagTCTCCCCTTTTCgaccagttagtgaatgtttactgtattataatgagttttggtcaattagaagatcaatcaatgaatagttctgcgattggatccatgaacgttcgcttagtaagaacacgtgaatgtttgaaagtattgatagcaaaaaatccattttggacgggacgaagtttaccgggtggGCTAGTATTATATACAATTTGTTACGACGCGTACAAGTTCGGGATCAGAATAGAATTGAACATTTTTGCGCTTTTGAACATTTGCAAAGTGTTTCCTTCCGTATCTCGACTGATTCAACAGACTTTGCTAAACTTGCTAAAAGATTGTCAacttaataatttattttttaacacattgcggatcgctcacgagttttcccgtgtttcgcgttccgtctgttacggatgaatcacgaaataacccgtgttttctacacttgacggttaaatccttggttttccAAGAATTTACCGATGGCTCgctttcgtctcatccacatcgaaagaaacgatctcattcgtagaatccgaacaaatggagcgttcaagtttgccccaaaacgtgagGTCCTTAATGTGTTGATATAAGActttgttttccaaaaaatacttttAAAATCAACACCAGTTGTTGCGTTCGGTTTTTAATGGTTTATTAGAATGTTGTCATCAAACACCTCGAATGTACaaagtataaaaaataaataaacaaaaacaccGTGACATAGTAGGATTCCGTTTTCCTTTTGGTAACATTTGAATGTGTTCTTAGTTCGAGTTTGatcttctatgaagcaaaatgttttcttttttttcaacaagCAATCTATAGTATTGAACTGGGAGGAATGTAGTGATAAACGACTAAACAAATGAATTGCACTTTGATTGATCAGTTGAATGCTTTACTTTGTGTCTCATCTCATCTGATGCTCACTCGGATGCTAATCTACGCATATATGGTAATGCTGATAATTGCAAATTGCCCATCTGCAATGGAGAAACAAAAATGTTGCCGGTATAATCCATCTGTGCAATGCGACGAAATACCTTCGATCTTTTCATAGTCAACCGGAATGGTTTTCTTTTCATGTTTGTTGCCTTCATCGAACAGGACCAGGACCTTCAACTAAAACACTAATATTTACACGTCGCGCACGAATATGttctagaaaaataaaaacaaaatagcaACATGTTCTTCTCCGTTCTCTGCGCTCATTTCCTTCGTTGCAACCAAATGAAGATTCTGTTGACCACCAGTGGCCACAGAATGATAAGAGTTAACATTCGAGGTGAAATCTCCTCGAAAGGCCACCATGGTGGATAATCCCGGGCCACAGCAGCTCGCGATTGGGTTTTATCCATCTTCTGCTGGGCACTGCGCAAATTGGCAACAGACTGTTCCACCACATTGACCCGGTTGTTCACCTGCTGAACGCTGGCATTCAGTCGCTCGATAGCCCTTGTCAGCTGAGCGGTAACCTCGGCATTGCCAACAACCCACGATGCCGACGAGCCGAGGCTGTGGTACTGTTCCCGGTCGATACCAGCAGCGGAGGCACTCTGCTGCGACAAACGACTTCGAGACGAATGGACGGTCTCGATCGGACGGAACGTGGACTCGGTCTCGGAATCATCCACCGTGTCGATATACTCGTCTTCTTCGTCGCTCGACTGAACATTTCCGTTTTGATAGTGGTGATGCTGGTGATGGTGGTGACCGTTTGTGAGCAGTGGTTTAACTACTGCGCCATTTTGGTGCTGGTATCCATTGACCAGTGGGGGTaccgctgttgctgctgctgggcATGTGGCGTTGATCATTGTCGGTGATTGTGTAACTGGTGAGACCCGAGCTGGGCTGGTATCTCGTGAAGCCAGTGGTGAATTTGGACGGGAGCGTACCTTCTGGATAGCCTCCGGAGCGACCATCTCGAGATCGCTGATGTTGACACTGCTGTCCAGATCGGGCGAGCTGTACTCGAGAAAGTTGGCCACATTGTCGTTGTACGACATTGTTTCCACTATCTGCAAGAAGATGATTTGTGTTAGACTATGATTTGTACTCTCACTAGAAGTGTGGCTGGCTTTATATCACTTCCCCAACCGAAAATGCAGCGGAAAATTTATAAGCTTGCTCTATTTGTGTATCTCAATTCACCTTCTTCAGCTCATCGACGTATTTCTGCATGGCCACCTCCTTCGGCATGTTGCCTAACCGGTTCCAAGCGTCATGTTTCGCTCTGAAACCATGAAAGAAGAACAAGTTTTGTTGCTGCCACATAGCAAATTCGAAAAACAAGAATTTCTCACCTTCTAATCACGTCCCAGAATGCAGGTCGCCGTTCGGTGCACTTTCCATGGGTCGCTTGCTTAAAAAGCGAGTAGAAATTAAGCAGCATATCATTGCTAGGCTGATAGGGACCTGTGGCagatgagagaaaaaaaaaacaatcaataatcgCTTTCGGTGGTAGTCTATAACGATAATCTTGCGTATAATTTACATCACCAACGAGAACTTCGAGCGAGAGCATGGCCACGATAGTGTAAATCTTCCCAGACCCCTCTAACCCCAATTGTGAGGCTCGATAGCTACATCCGTGTATAACCGGCCTAAAGCAATTCACAAACATCATGAGAATTGAGTTCAgagaacaacaacaacaaaagcgAAAACAGGTGTTCAAcatagggtagataggggcaatatgaccaggcggggcgaaatgggccaccctccgtttgggcttgttattggaccaataacacttattttccaacaattgagcttgagcttgagcttgggtagactgtacaattcgtagttgctctccgtgattgacctgaaccaaccaaattgcacaaagaacacacagaatgacgcttgggactagcaaatcattctcgttgtgcaattttcggtgattcgaactttgaatggtcaattacgacgccggccacgtccttacagtcaccaggggaagggaaggaatgttagtatgatattcgccgcccgaaggccagaagggtcgcctctcgcgtggttccctagcgtttatcatggaagggatagttgttagtgggagtgGTTCAGaataaatcaggattcactgcggtaagtgatgtgattctaaaatcttcaatttgaaaatttttaaatttttaaatattaaatttttttaattttttaatttgtaattttgaaaatttttaaattttaaagttTTGATTTAGTAGGTTTTTTTAGTAGATTTAGTTTAGGATTTAGTAaggaactcgctgtcgcgctcgcggataatcgaggttccactgtaacTCACCCACTCTCCCTTGACACGATGAGTTCCATGTTGGCTATTGGGGGTCGACATTGAAATTTCTGTCCTACACACTGAACGgcacttgggagtagcaaaccagTCTCATTGtgtaagtttcggtgattcaagcTTCAAATAGTCGATAACGACGCCGCTcgaaagccagaagggtcgccactatagcgtggttccctagcgttcatCATGGAAGGAATATTTGTTAGTGAAGAGAGATAATAATGAGGATTTACTGAAGTaaatgatgtgattatgtaaacgcgaactatcgatcACGTGTCACAACAGAgataggtatcctgagaaggaaaacctgttcaATCAATTGGGCCGGCTATATACTCTATAATTAATCAAGATTACTTTTTATCGAGATCCAATCGCGACGGCGAAGAATTATTTTCGTGAAAAACTCTTCGAAATCATTCGACCCGGCGATATATTTCGTTATCGATTCTTAGATCTACAATCTGCTATATGGAACATTAAATTAGAACCAAATGTGTCATCCGCAACTATCTGCCACTGAAATGGAGTATAAAATTCGTAAATATAATATGTAGCTGAAGTATGTTAACATGGACGCATACAATGACTAATCGCAATGGcgggaaataataaaaaataaagaattagaAAAATTACGATGCACTGTAATGAATGAATCAGATTATATTATGTGTTAGAGTCGTTAAACTTTTTTGATGTCATAAGCTACccgaaaatgaagaaaaaaaaaattagattttttgtattttccagTTTCTCCCTAACGATTTCGATAATTACTTAAGAgttataatttgaattttaagatTTACGATTTTGGAGATTGCATCGCACCTCTCTTATTTTTGTTCGCTTGATATCATTTACTCTCGAAAAATAATCACCTCTCACACTCACATTCTATCATCTCTCCAGGAAAGCAGCCAGTTAATGATTCCTAACGAAATTGGAATCATTTCCAGGATTCCTGTTAGAAGTTCATTCGCCAGAAACAAAACCCGTGATGAACACTTCAAAATTTAACATTTAAAAGTTCTATGTCGACATATATGGAATTGAACTTTCAAATTAAGAGAGAcgtatgaataaatgaataaagcaGTAAATTGACATTTGGATTTGAGTAAGTGTCAATGTTATCGCGAAGCTTTTTCGTGGGGCGGAAAATAATGTAATGAACATAAGAGCAATCAGAAAGTGTGTTATCCGATTGGGCTGAAAGAAACCAATTTTTAGCATTTTACATGTGATGAATTGTagtgttcgaaaaaaaagtaattgaaAAGTGCGTGGATAAATAAGTGAGGAAAAAAACTTAGCTGAATCTACTGTCTGCTCTCTCAGCCACGCCAATGTTTCCTCCGGTTGTGATACAATCACTATGACGCATTAACTTTGAACTCGTTCTGGAaggtacacacacacacaaaccctTGTATATTGGTATGTCCGAATCTACCACACGAAACAACCAAACCGCCGCGCGACAAGAGAAAACACTACAACACTAGATCAAACACGCGATCGATAGCACAACGAAAACGATAGAGTGATCACCACCACAtatgaagtatgaaaaatggctTCGTCCAATACTTCATTTCGCCATTTATTTTCATGTTCATTTCCATGATTTGTGTAGAAAATTTCATTGTTTTCCATTTTACACGAGAGTAAAGAGCTCACTCCTTGCACCCTTCAAACAACGCAGGGCACAAACTGCGCATTTTCCGTCTAGAACGTTGCAAAACTCCCCCGCTCACAGTGATGAT
Protein-coding sequences here:
- the LOC129762699 gene encoding uncharacterized protein LOC129762699 yields the protein MSIEERFNAAVNVIRGLPKNGPYQPSNDMLLNFYSLFKQATHGKCTERRPAFWDVIRRAKHDAWNRLGNMPKEVAMQKYVDELKKIVETMSYNDNVANFLEYSSPDLDSSVNISDLEMVAPEAIQKVRSRPNSPLASRDTSPARVSPVTQSPTMINATCPAAATAVPPLVNGYQHQNGAVVKPLLTNGHHHHQHHHYQNGNVQSSDEEDEYIDTVDDSETESTFRPIETVHSSRSRLSQQSASAAGIDREQYHSLGSSASWVVGNAEVTAQLTRAIERLNASVQQVNNRVNVVEQSVANLRSAQQKMDKTQSRAAVARDYPPWWPFEEISPRMLTLIILWPLVVNRIFIWLQRRK